One stretch of Thermanaerosceptrum fracticalcis DNA includes these proteins:
- a CDS encoding hydantoinase/oxoprolinase N-terminal domain-containing protein: protein MGYRIGIDVGGTNTDAVIVDDNLNLVESIKTPTTTDVTTGIFNALSGVMEKSGIDKDKITYAMLGTTHCTNAIVERKRLCKVGIIRIGKPASAAISAMSDWPVDLKEAMSDNYFLVSGGHEFDGREISPLDEDEIRTVAKSLKGKVDTIAVTSVFSFVSSDHEKRVAQILREELGDIPISLSHEIGSLGLLERENATILNSALTDVAKTTALSFKEGLSREGVNNAKVYLCQNDGTLMSVDYAVKYPILTIACGPTNSIRGASFLSKKSDAIVLDVGGTTSDIGVIVNGFPRESSLAVTIGGARTNFRMPDLISIGLGGGTIIQEKDGQIQVGPQSVGYRITEEALVFGGKTLTATDIAVRLGIAQVGDPRKVSHIDKGFAKRAFDKMMLLVSDNIDKMKLSNEDATVILVGGGSILIGDKLDGVSEIIRPENFAVANALGSAIAQVSGQVELVYKLDTISREAALEETKKAAINEAIKAGADPSTIKIVEVEDVPLAYLPGNATRIRAKAAGDLASN from the coding sequence ATGGGCTACCGTATAGGAATTGATGTAGGCGGTACAAATACCGACGCCGTAATAGTTGATGATAATTTAAATCTTGTTGAAAGCATAAAAACACCAACTACAACTGATGTTACAACTGGAATTTTCAACGCTCTCAGTGGTGTTATGGAAAAGTCGGGAATTGATAAAGACAAGATAACCTATGCTATGTTGGGTACCACCCATTGCACCAATGCAATCGTAGAGCGAAAAAGGCTTTGCAAAGTGGGAATTATCCGAATCGGCAAACCTGCCTCGGCAGCGATCAGTGCTATGTCTGACTGGCCAGTTGATTTAAAAGAGGCTATGAGCGATAATTACTTCTTGGTTTCTGGCGGGCATGAATTTGATGGTCGGGAAATTTCCCCTCTGGATGAAGATGAAATCCGCACCGTGGCTAAAAGTCTTAAGGGCAAGGTTGATACTATTGCTGTTACCTCCGTTTTTTCCTTTGTTTCTTCAGACCACGAAAAACGGGTAGCCCAAATTTTACGAGAAGAATTAGGCGATATTCCCATATCTCTTTCCCACGAAATTGGCTCATTGGGATTATTGGAAAGAGAAAATGCAACTATCTTAAATTCCGCTTTAACAGATGTGGCCAAAACCACGGCGTTGTCCTTTAAAGAGGGGCTAAGTCGAGAAGGCGTAAACAATGCAAAAGTCTATTTGTGCCAAAATGACGGGACTTTGATGTCTGTTGATTATGCCGTGAAATACCCAATCCTAACCATTGCCTGTGGCCCAACAAATAGTATTCGCGGCGCATCCTTTTTAAGTAAAAAAAGCGATGCAATTGTATTAGATGTTGGGGGTACCACTAGCGATATCGGGGTAATCGTAAATGGTTTCCCCAGAGAATCTTCACTGGCAGTAACAATCGGCGGTGCCCGTACTAATTTCCGGATGCCTGACCTGATTTCCATCGGTTTAGGCGGAGGCACTATTATTCAGGAAAAAGATGGGCAAATCCAAGTTGGCCCTCAAAGTGTTGGATACAGAATTACCGAAGAAGCCCTTGTTTTTGGTGGGAAAACCTTAACTGCTACAGATATCGCAGTGCGTTTAGGAATAGCCCAGGTTGGGGATCCCCGAAAAGTATCACATATTGATAAAGGCTTTGCCAAAAGAGCCTTTGATAAAATGATGCTGCTAGTTAGTGATAACATTGATAAAATGAAACTTTCTAACGAAGATGCTACGGTCATCTTGGTAGGAGGAGGAAGCATTCTTATTGGCGATAAATTAGACGGGGTTTCTGAAATCATCCGTCCTGAGAACTTTGCGGTTGCGAACGCTCTGGGCTCAGCCATCGCCCAAGTAAGCGGGCAAGTGGAACTAGTGTATAAGTTGGATACTATCAGTCGGGAAGCAGCTTTAGAAGAAACCAAAAAAGCGGCAATAAACGAAGCGATTAAGGCTGGCGCAGATCCGTCTACCATAAAAATTGTTGAAGTAGAAGATGTTCCACTGGCATACCTACCGGGCAACGCTACCAGAATTCGAGCTAAAGCGGCTGGCGATCTTGCCAGTAACTAA
- a CDS encoding cytosine permease, protein MSKNNSDAIERYALEAVPQSDRQPWFTIALIWIGTMICVPGLMIGGALITGLTVMQAFWAGVIGYSIVVFYMSFQGMQAADLGRPTVSLASSSFGETGSRVVISFVLGIATLGWFGVQTNLCGVAFSNILASWLGINLPVWISSLIWGVIMLTTAIYGFNALKYLNYIAVPSLIILSLYGTFISLSTYGSDILFSYQPPQPFPFIQGVALAVGTFAVGGVIAGDYSRYAVGRKDAILSSVLGVLPAGVGMLVMGGVMAVVAGTYDITVILANLGVPLIGLIVLILATWTTNTVNAYSGGLAITNMFNLGDSNRALATGIAGALGTLLAIAGIIDYFINYLLVLTSAIPAVAGVMIADYWIVKKGDASKWNKVPGVNWVGIISWLLGVVAGNVIKVGVGPLSGIVVSLVAYIILHSLVAYIILHSFVAKEEQSNKS, encoded by the coding sequence ATGAGCAAAAACAATTCTGATGCAATTGAACGGTACGCGCTGGAAGCGGTACCCCAAAGTGATCGGCAGCCGTGGTTTACCATAGCGCTTATTTGGATTGGAACCATGATTTGTGTTCCAGGCTTGATGATCGGAGGAGCCTTAATAACAGGTTTGACGGTTATGCAGGCGTTTTGGGCCGGAGTAATTGGTTACAGTATCGTGGTGTTTTACATGAGTTTTCAAGGAATGCAAGCTGCCGACTTAGGTCGGCCAACGGTAAGTTTGGCTAGTTCGTCTTTTGGCGAAACAGGATCCAGAGTAGTTATTTCATTTGTTCTAGGAATTGCCACGTTGGGTTGGTTCGGTGTTCAGACAAATCTTTGCGGGGTAGCATTTAGCAATATCTTAGCTTCTTGGCTGGGAATTAACTTGCCGGTATGGATTTCATCTCTAATTTGGGGCGTAATTATGTTAACAACCGCCATTTACGGATTTAATGCCCTGAAGTATTTGAATTATATCGCGGTTCCCTCTCTCATTATTTTATCGTTATATGGTACTTTTATTTCTCTTTCTACTTATGGTTCTGACATCTTATTTAGTTATCAACCACCGCAGCCGTTTCCCTTTATCCAAGGCGTAGCTTTGGCAGTTGGTACTTTTGCAGTTGGTGGCGTTATTGCAGGCGATTACTCCCGATATGCGGTCGGTCGAAAGGATGCTATTTTATCATCCGTACTTGGCGTACTCCCCGCTGGCGTTGGTATGCTGGTTATGGGTGGCGTTATGGCAGTTGTAGCAGGAACATACGATATTACTGTCATTCTTGCTAACCTAGGTGTTCCCCTAATCGGTTTAATTGTTTTGATTTTGGCAACATGGACAACCAATACAGTTAACGCTTATTCAGGTGGTTTGGCTATTACAAATATGTTCAATCTGGGTGATTCCAATAGAGCTTTGGCTACTGGTATTGCCGGTGCTCTAGGCACCCTTTTAGCTATTGCCGGCATCATTGATTATTTCATTAATTATCTGTTAGTACTAACATCCGCAATTCCTGCTGTAGCCGGGGTAATGATTGCTGATTATTGGATTGTTAAAAAAGGAGATGCTTCTAAGTGGAATAAAGTTCCCGGGGTTAACTGGGTTGGTATCATTTCTTGGCTATTAGGGGTTGTTGCTGGCAATGTTATTAAAGTTGGCGTTGGTCCTTTAAGCGGAATCGTGGTTTCCCTGGTCGCCTATATAATACTTCATTCCCTAGTTGCCTATATAATACTTCATTCCTTTGTCGCCAAAGAAGAACAATCCAATAAATCTTAA
- a CDS encoding DUF917 domain-containing protein yields MRKIDEQAVEDIALGAALLGTGGGGDPYIGKLMAKQAIAEYGPVTLLSPDEVPEDALVVPSAMMGAPTVLVEKLMNGEELIRSFKGLENYLGKKIYATFPIEAGGVNSMIPFVVAARMGIPVIDADGMGRAFPELQMLTFHLAGLNATPMVLSDEKGNDIIFNTINNYFTENAARSAVVLMGGSATLSIYPMTGKDVKEHGVTGIVSFAEKIGKGIKESRKNGQNPIEVLQQLTGGFELFRGKVVDVLRKTEGGFNRGEAVIEGVESYKDETLVVEFQNENLIARKGGKILATTPDLICMVNLETCIPFTTEALKYGQRVLVLGIPCDPKFRTPKGIETVGPRYFKYDVDYVPIEELVKGDGK; encoded by the coding sequence ATGCGAAAAATTGATGAACAAGCGGTTGAAGATATTGCCCTAGGGGCCGCCCTTTTGGGTACTGGTGGTGGAGGAGACCCTTATATTGGAAAGTTAATGGCCAAACAGGCCATTGCTGAGTATGGCCCGGTAACTTTATTAAGTCCTGATGAGGTGCCGGAAGATGCTTTAGTGGTACCCTCAGCAATGATGGGGGCACCGACGGTCTTGGTGGAAAAACTAATGAACGGGGAAGAGCTAATTCGTTCATTTAAAGGATTAGAAAATTATCTAGGCAAAAAAATATATGCCACTTTTCCAATTGAGGCAGGGGGAGTTAACTCCATGATCCCATTTGTGGTTGCTGCTCGCATGGGAATCCCAGTAATTGATGCAGACGGTATGGGTCGTGCTTTTCCGGAACTTCAGATGTTAACCTTCCATTTAGCCGGACTAAATGCCACTCCTATGGTTCTGTCTGACGAAAAAGGCAATGATATTATCTTTAATACCATTAATAATTATTTTACCGAGAATGCTGCTAGAAGCGCAGTAGTATTAATGGGGGGATCGGCAACGCTTAGTATCTACCCCATGACCGGGAAAGATGTAAAAGAACATGGTGTCACCGGGATTGTATCCTTTGCCGAAAAAATTGGTAAGGGAATAAAAGAGTCGCGTAAGAATGGCCAAAATCCCATAGAGGTGCTTCAACAATTAACGGGTGGTTTTGAATTATTTAGAGGAAAAGTTGTTGATGTCCTTCGAAAAACCGAGGGAGGTTTTAACCGGGGTGAAGCGGTAATTGAGGGTGTGGAAAGTTATAAAGATGAAACACTAGTTGTCGAGTTTCAAAATGAAAATTTGATTGCCCGCAAGGGAGGAAAAATTCTAGCCACTACTCCCGATCTGATTTGTATGGTAAACCTGGAAACTTGTATTCCGTTTACAACTGAAGCACTTAAATATGGCCAACGGGTTTTGGTATTAGGAATCCCCTGCGATCCTAAATTTAGAACTCCCAAAGGAATAGAAACGGTCGGACCCCGTTATTTTAAATATGATGTAGACTATGTACCAATCGAAGAGCTGGTGAAAGGAGATGGCAAATAA